The Apibacter raozihei DNA segment ATGTCAGAAACTGCGATTTCCACATGGGAAGCTTGTCTTCAATTTATACGGGATAACATCTCCGAAAAATCGTATTTAACGTGGTTTCAACCAATCCGTGCAATTAAATTACAAGATAAGGTTCTTACTATACAAGTACCTAGTAAATTTTACTATGAATACCTTGAAGAAAATTATATAAAAATAATTAAAAGTGCCCTTACCAAAAATCTGGGTAAGGAAGCTAAGCTGGTTTACTCTATAATGATGGAAAAAAGCCAGCAGACAGAAACTCCTTATACCGTTAATATTCCAAGCTCACAGAAAGCTCAAATTAAAGTTCAGGAGGTCGATGCTCCCCTTTATGTTGAAAGAGGTGTTAAAAATCCTTTTATTATTCCGGGCTTGCAAAAGATGAAAGTTGACAGCCAACTAAACAACAACTATACTTTTGACAATTTTATCGAGGGGGACTCTAACCGCTTAGCTCGTTCAGCTGGGAAACAAATAGCCAAAAGACCCGGAGGTACATCTTTTAATCCTTTATTTATATATAGCAGCGTTGGTTTAGGTAAGACTCATTTAGCTCATGCCATCGGCTTAGAAGTTAAAAGAATACAACCTGAAAAAACTGTTCTGTATGTTTCCATGGAAAAATTCGGACAGCAATTTCAGGAAGCTACAAAGTCTAACAATCGAAATGATTTTATTCATTTTTACCAAATGATTGACGTACTGATAGTCGATGATATTCATTTTATTTCGGGCAAAAAAGGAACTCAGGAAGTTTTCTTCCATATATTCAATCATCTGCATCAAAGTGGAAAACAAATCATTTTAACTTCAGATAAATCACCTGTAGATATTCAGGATGTTGAACAACGATTGATCTCTCGTTTTAAATGGGGACTTTCAACTGAAATTCAAACTCCGGACTATGAAACCCGTTTGTCTATACTAAAACAAAAAATGGAGTATGATGGTATTGAATTATCTGAAGATGTACTTGATTATATAGCTAAAAATATTAAGACCAATATAAGAGAGCTTGAGGGCTCGCTTAATTCTATTATAGCTCAGGCAACTTTTAATAAGAAAGAAATTACTTTGGAATTAGTAGAAAAAACTCTTTCCAATCTAATAACTAATTCCAAAAAAGATATAACTATAGATTACATTCAAAAACTGGTGTGCGATTATTTTAAATTGTCTATTGATACATTACAATCAAAAACAAGAAAACGAGATATAGTACAAGCCCGTCAGCTTGCGATGTATTTTGCGAAAAAATATACAAATGCTTCACTTTCTTCTATAGGTGATCAAATTGGTAAAAGAGACCATGCTACAGTTCTACACGCCTGCAAAACTGTTGACAATTTATTTGAAACAGATAAATTATTTAAATCGTATGTTGAAGACTTAAATAAGAAAATAACTTCTGATATATGAAAATATTAATGGTTTGTTTAGGGAACATCTGCCGTTCTCCCATGGCTGAAGGAATTTTAAAATCTAAGCTTCCTGAAAATTTTGAAGTAGATAGTGCGGGTATTGCTGATTATCATGTTAATGATAAACCTGATAAAAGGGCAATTGAAATTTGTAAAAAAAATAATATTGATATTTCTCATAGCAGGGGTA contains these protein-coding regions:
- the dnaA gene encoding chromosomal replication initiator protein DnaA, translating into MSETAISTWEACLQFIRDNISEKSYLTWFQPIRAIKLQDKVLTIQVPSKFYYEYLEENYIKIIKSALTKNLGKEAKLVYSIMMEKSQQTETPYTVNIPSSQKAQIKVQEVDAPLYVERGVKNPFIIPGLQKMKVDSQLNNNYTFDNFIEGDSNRLARSAGKQIAKRPGGTSFNPLFIYSSVGLGKTHLAHAIGLEVKRIQPEKTVLYVSMEKFGQQFQEATKSNNRNDFIHFYQMIDVLIVDDIHFISGKKGTQEVFFHIFNHLHQSGKQIILTSDKSPVDIQDVEQRLISRFKWGLSTEIQTPDYETRLSILKQKMEYDGIELSEDVLDYIAKNIKTNIRELEGSLNSIIAQATFNKKEITLELVEKTLSNLITNSKKDITIDYIQKLVCDYFKLSIDTLQSKTRKRDIVQARQLAMYFAKKYTNASLSSIGDQIGKRDHATVLHACKTVDNLFETDKLFKSYVEDLNKKITSDI